A window of Hordeum vulgare subsp. vulgare chromosome 5H, MorexV3_pseudomolecules_assembly, whole genome shotgun sequence genomic DNA:
tagtagcatcataaacatcatcaatagcagtagcatctctagAATCAtctagcacaagcgacatatcaagatttctagcacgaggtggtgtcgcaaacttactcaaaactgaaggtgaatcaagtgcagagctagatggcagttccttacctcccctcgtagttgagggcaagactttggttcttggatctttcagattcttcatagtgatcagcaggtaTAAATCCCAGGTGACTCAGAaaatatagctatcctccccggcaacggcgccagaaaagagctgcttccaattgctcgacaattagcaattgtcttgcaatggcccaccagcgtgtgggatcgtggcagtttttgagggtagagtattcaacccaaatttgtttgttcgacacgatgggagtgaaaggatattctccagtattagcagttgagttgtcagctcaaccacacgtgaaagattagtatctgcaagcaggatataagcagcaaaggtagtatgatagcaacggtgctaggaaagaatctgttgatggcagatcattcctaactgaagtatcaatggtgccagaaaagtatggtagcaggtagcagcagggtaacgagtaacaacaatggcaaggaacaacagtagtgacagcagtagcaagtagcaatagtagcaagtaacagcaccaacaagtaacagtagtagcaacagtagtggcagcagaagcaggacaaagcaagtaacagtagcagcaagtaacagtagcagcaagtaacagtagcagcaacaccaagtaatagtagtagcaacagtagtggcagcaacaggaggacaaagcaagtaacagtagtagtgggacaaactcgtaggcaatggatcggtgatctgtcggatgacattcatcatgcaacacttataacatggagagatatgtggctagctcccgttcgtcaatgtgatgtaggcatgcattccgtgtgtagtcatacgtgcttagggaaaagaacttgcatgacaattattgtccatccctcccgtggcagcgggtccaaatggatacgatgggatattaaggttctccttttaataaagaaccggaccaacgcattagcactaggtgaacacatgaactcctcaaacaatggtcatcaccgggagtggttccagttattgtcactccggggttgccggatcataacacatagtaggtaactacaacttgcaagatcggatctaaaacacacatatattggtgacaacataataagttcacatctgaaatcatggcactcgggccctagtgacaagcattaagcatggcaaagtagtagcaacatcaatctcagaacatagtggatactagggatcaatccccgtcaaaactaactcgattacatgatagatctcatcctactcatcaccgcccagcgagcctacgaatagattactcatgaacgatgaagagcttcatggaattggagagggaagaaggttgatgatgacgatggcgacgatctccttgacccggagcccaaaacggactccagatctgccctccagggcaagaacgggatatgGCGGCGCctatggatcgtgaaacgcggtgAACTCTCCTCTCttcattttttccgggacgaaaggggataaatagcgctggaattgggggcggcagagccacgtggccccacaagcctggtagccgcggccagggaggaggtcgcggctacagggcttgtggcccactggcccatcccctccggtggatctttgcgcagatatttttcatatttttcagaaatgttctccgtaaattttcaggacgttccgagaactttcaattttgcacaaaaacaacaccatggcaattctgctgaaaacagcgtcagtccgggttagttccattcaaatcatgcaaattagagtccaaaacaagggcaaaagagtttggaaaagtagatacgatggagacgtaccaCACCTCTATGCCCGTTTCTCTTGAGCACAGTGCTCCGCCAGCGGGGGCCCTAAGGGCCGGCTCAAGGGGTACCCCCAGAGCGTTCCTTACTCCTCAGGTGGAAATACGCCTCGGGTGGACGCTTGAGGTTCTTCCTCAACGGGAGGGTCAGGTGGTATTATATAATCCGGTACGTAAGGCTCCACGTAGGTGTTTGATCTGCCTCCAAAGCCATTCATCAacgcgacggtggcggtccctctaTGCAGCGGGAGGCGGGGGAGGGGATCCCCTCGGTGGCGTTGCTCTAATATATTCTTGCGATGGACCTTAGCAcaaagtcgcttgttcctgttacCGTCGTTGGGTGGTCCTGGCATCGCCCGGTGCAAACTCCCCCTTGGTACCCTGGCGCGTCTCCGTCGCCGTAGTTCGCCGGCAACGATGCCTCCGCCTTCTGCTGGCTACGCCTGAGGGAGCGCTCCCGCCTAGCCGCCCCGGGTTGTTGGGGGCTGGCCTGGTCTTGATGTCGTGCGTTGGTGTGCGCATCGAATGTCCTGCCCTTCTCTTCGCGCCCCTGGTGGTTGCCGGCATGCTGCGCCTCGAGGCCGGCCGCCGGGatctagaagaggaggagagtagCATGCGACGcatctctctcggccccgcctaGCGCAGGAGGGGCCCCGTCGCTTGCAGGCCCGGGGACCAATGCGTGCGACCTTGAAGAAGAGTGGGGCCGGATGGCCTTCTgagcgatggcgatcagctccgtgATGTGGTCCGCCTAGGCGTCGAAGCCCCCCTGCGACGGTCCATAGCGGAGCATATCGCTCACCATCTGCAACGCATCGTGCGTGCCGAGGTCCtccaagttgatgcggcgcgcCGTGGACGCCGGGGGCGCCGCCCAACCGCCGTGCGTCTGGGTGGCGCGGGTGGTTGCGACggtgcaggtgatgttgatgatctggtacgagccgcctggtaccTCAACGCCGGTACATGTTGCGGCCATTGTGGTATGGCGGTTGgaagccagctcgacgaggctcaaAGAAGCTTGTCGGGCACCGGTCATCGGAGCAGCGGGGCTTAGGGAAGACGAAGCTCGAAGAAGACCTTGACAGGCCCCCTacttggcgcgccaaatgttggattttgggctccgcaaaaccctaacgattcgaactcaggggcgtgaacgaagatctctcgcgggctcacctcacctaactcgctgggAATGGCAAAGaagtcactcgatggtgaggaagacacagaacacgacagtttaacaaggttcgggccgctgggaagcgtaataccctactcctgctttggtggattgcctctcgtggaggttggtggatgaactggtATAGTGTTTCGGGGGCCTCCGGAGCCTGGGTGTCCTTTGCGTGGTATCGGTGGGCGAACGAATGAATCGGATCCcccctacgaagtaacctactctctctatatatatagtggcggccctggtcctcctcccttatcgtttcggcgggaagggatccaacaacggccaattttgaagcggAACAAGGGaagatgctcccctgcccaaaggttgtcttcgcctgcaaagtggctgccaacgTTGCAGGGATGGGTCCACGGATGACGTTTGTCCTGCCGgcaggcggcgatggccttgttgcaccagaatggaaacctttgggagatgccttggagacctgcgtgcgtccttgccccctttgcactaaaggggaaattgctctgtcctgctgtctgctgctcgcctgtcctttccctacgtcatccttgactcctgaggttgggcctcgcctcggaatatacgccgctccggaggggtcttgGGGAGGCCCccagcgggtcttgatgttgttcccccttgcgagggccttgccttgagtaggGTCGGGCCTGTTGGTTTGTTTGATGAAGTGGGTCAGTCCTGGGTCGTAGGCAgacaagtctgggtacccccataccCAGAACGCCGACATAAACACTACTTTTTCATCGTACGTTTATTTTTGTTGCTACTTCCTTCCGAGCCCTAGCATCTCTAGGGTTTGGCTGATCTTTGCCATTTTGCGTTGAAAAACAGTCATCTTTCCTCTACGAAAGCGAGGATATCTTTGTTGCTTTGTTTGTAAATCAATCGTTCGTTCTCACGAAAGTACGACAGTTATCATGTTGTTGCGGTGCAATTTCGCGTGGCAACACGGACAACATCTCTGCTTAAATAACCtacttagaacacattaagatatACATCAACCTGCCATCCAGATTAGGAGAGTATTGCATATTCGTGGattgatattgttaatagtaaagATACTCTCCTGTGAATTGGCCAACAACTTGTTTTTCAATTCTAATTcatgggatctccgatcatatagaatTGGCTGACACTATAAACAACTCATATTTGTGGGTCTCAAACACATTGCCTTcaatgcattatctatcacattacgtgacaGACCCTTAGTAAATGTATCTATCAGATTTTTCGATGTTTGGATATTATCCAATGCAACTACTCTGGAGTTTCTCATTTTCTAACACACTTGAATCTTTTTTGTACATGTCTTAATGACTTCATGCTAATTATCATTTGAACTACTCGTTGTGGCAATTACAATTTGATTgtcgcattacataaggatacccGGTATAGATTTCTCAATTACCGACAAGTCATTTAAGAGTCGACAAAGCCAATCTGCTTCGGCAAGTCATCCAAGAGTGTAGTTGTTTGGTGCATGGTTATGGTGTCTTTATACGTTTGGGTTTTGGTGTGAGCTGGTTGGTGGTTGTTTGAGCCTCTGTAGAGCTCCTATTCCACAATAAAACCGCGGAATTACTCCTATAACACTTACATGGGCCGTCCCATGAAGCTCTCACTCGTTCAGCTTAgctttgtgtttctctctcgcgCTTATTTTTTTCCACTCGCCCCACTTCTTGCTTAGAAAAAATGGGTATATTTTTTATTGAAATTATAGTTTCACTAAAAGGTGTTCAAGGATTTTTAAAATGTAGCAAATCTAAAAATGATGTATTTTAGAAAACATTAATGAATTTTaaatatgttcatgaattttaaaaataACCATACATAAAATAAGTTTTcaaattgaaaaaatgtttgtaacTACAAAAATGTTCTTGAACTTTAAAATATGCATGGAATTTAATGTTAATAAGTCCAAGAAAAAAGTGAATTTAAATAAATTTTCGTTCACAAAATTTAATAAACACACATGAATTAAAATAtggaagaaaataagaaataaaaaagagaaatgaaCTAAAGAACACACAAACTTACAAGCGGGGCACCACGACCCCACAATCCCCAAAGCACTATAACGCTTCACATCATAGGAGCTTAATAGTGAGAGGGCACATCCTGAACCCATGGGCGTATGAActtgttttttcaaaaaatgcATTTTAAGCACATTTTAAAATGCGAAAAGATTCAAATAAAAATTCCACACATACATGTTTGCAAATATGGGTGCACGCCACAAACTTTTGTGAAAAATTATCCTATTGTTTTGTCTCGGCAATAAAGTCAAATTCCAGTTCTTCGAAATAGCGTTTCACCGACACAATTGTTTGTCTTTTTGTACATGCCACAAAAAAAGTTATTTTCTCGTGAAACTTTATGCACAGAAATAAAACATGAAGATGTTTGCAAATATGGGTGCACGCCACAAACTTTTGTGAAAAAATATCCTATTGTTTTGTCTCCGCAATAAAGTCAAATTCCAGTTCTTCGAAATAGCGTTTCACCGACACAATTGTTTGTCTTTTTGTACATGCCACAAAAAAGTTATTTTCTCGTGAAActttatgcacaaaaataaaacATGAAGATGTACCCGTGCAACGTTTTTCAGATGATTTTAGCATTAGGAAATGGATAATCGAAGGCTCTGCTGCCACATGGAAAATTCACAGTTTTCGTTTTCACATAAAAATtcaatttttattttcattttgcgaaTTTCCATTTTCGTTTTCATATTTTCTCTCTGTTTTCAATTTTTCTCCGAAGAAAAAGCGGAAAATTTCCACCTCATTTTTCATCCCTAACAGAGCGCACGCACGACAGGTTGTCACCCAAATTTTAACCGAAGGTTGTATACAATGTTAATAACATAGCTCATATCTCTAATACAGtgtaacccaaggactcacgtcaGTTCAGTTAACTATCAGCACATTCCACGTCAAAAAGAACACACCTCTCAATCTCAGAATCTCTCATCCACTAtacacaaagaagaagaaaagcctCAACCCCGAACCCTCAGTGGTGTGTTGCTGTGCAGCGTGCCTCTGAAAATTCCACACATGTGTTTCTTAGTGTTCAAGACGACGACGAGGCCTTGGTGCCGTTCTGCTGCATCTCCCAGCCGTAGCTCGCCGACTTgccgtcctcctcctcgttctcctcgccgccgtcACAGCTGTCTCCGATGGTCACCGACATCCCCCGGCTCGACACGGTGAGCTGCAGCGGCCCCTGAGGCGAGCCGGACTGCGATGAGCTGTGCTGCGACGTCGTGTACTGCTGATCCGGCCGTGGCCACTGCCCGGCCGACGCCGACTGCTGCTGGTCGCCGTCGGATGCTCGCCGTGTGTGTAGCCTGTATTTCTGCAGGAAGAGAATTGTATTTCTGGTAAATGTTCTGATGCACATGTGGTTGGAAACATGGAAAATTGTAGATTAGATTGATGAATGAACAGACAGAAGTTAATAAGAACAAACCTGCAGGTGGCTCTTGACCTCATCATTCGTGAGCCCATCCACCTTCATCATCTCCCTGATTTGCTTAGGAGTGGCGACTGCATCCATCAACAGCAAAGCAAAATTTCAGCACACCAACCACGAAGGAGGAAGAACATATACTGCTCAAAGCATTTCAACAATAAATGTGATTAACAAACTGCCCAACACCCACCTTGCGGGCCCCCGAGGTGCTGGAGCGCGGCGACGAACCGGCGGTGCAGCTCCGGCGACCAGCACCGCCTGGCCTTCCGCTGCGCCGACTGCTGCTGGCTTTGAGCTCCGGCGTCCGTGACAGCGCTGCTGTCGGCACTCGGGGCGGCCATGCAGGGGGCGTCGATTGCTGGAGATGAGAGGGACAGCTCCGGGACTGCCATGGCTGCCGCCTCTGGCCTCTCCAATGATTTTGCTAAGTTTGGCAAGCCATTCAGTGGCATGAACGCATTGGCCACCTGATGCAGTTGAGATTGACAACACAAGTTAGAAACAAGAAACAGGTTGACAGATATGGTATCTGAAATTGACTTCTTCCGAGTATGAGCCAAAGAGATtaggattgtccttatgagatggGATGCAAAATCTGGTGGATAAACTGACGTCTTCTTTTTAGAAAAGAATGACACATCAAAACCGCCCCGAAAAAAGTATGATCTGAAGATAGCAAGACAAAGCCATCTTGGAATATCTGTGAtgcaaaaaatccctaaaatgaAAACTGCAAATGAGCTGAAAGAGCTACTTATCTTTCTTTTTTCTACTccgatccaaaataagtgtcgtggcTTTAGTTCAAGTTTGAACTAAAACTGAACGAAAGTCAGAACAATAGCCTGCTAGCACAAAATTTCCCACTTGACGAGCTGTAAAGTTTCCTAGTTTTTCAGTGTCACATAATTTAACAACTCGCCATCATTCTTGAACATTATACAGCTTTTAGTATCTTTCGTTCTTGACATTATGCTATTCCCTCCATCCCGAATCTTAATTAAATTATCTAGTTAGCATGATTAATTAAGCACAGGTTTTAAATTAAACCCCAAAAAAATTCCACCTCGTTTTCATATTTGATATAATTTGAACTGACCCATCTCCTTTCAGTAGTGTTCCAAGGTTCTCGTCTCATGGCTCTACCTTTTGGGCGTGTTTCTTGGCGCTGTCGCCATTGCTGTTGCTGGTGCTGCTGTGGCTCCCGCAGGTCCACAGCTGCGCGGAGCTCATCCAGCTCCGCTTGTCGCTCGCGTCCGCTTCCGTCTTGACGCCCTCCGCCTTCCTCTTCGCCAGCGGTgcaggcgacggcgacggcgccgGTGCGAGCAGCTGATCCGGCGCCGGTCTCCGGTGCTGCGCCACCTCATCTTTCAGCCACTCGATCACTGCACTCAACACGACCGAAATATTAAAACCCAGCCAAACAATCCAATAAACCTGGAACACAAGCGGGGCGGAaggacggacggacggacgcACCGTCGGCGATGAGGTGGACGCTGATGGGGAGCTCGCGGCGGAAGACCTCCATCTTGGCCTTCTCGGCCTCGAGGCTCCGGGCGCAGTCCTCGAGCCTGGCCACCTTCTCCGCCGAGCTGGACCTGGCGACGGCCGCCCTTAGCGAGTCCGTCATCGTCCTGGCCGCCAGCGCCCGCAGCCGGTGGTCCTCCCCggcccctccgccgccgccgaggacGACGGCCTCCTTCTGCACCGCAGACGACGACCCCATCGCCGCCGCAGCCGGCCCAGAGCTCCCTCCCCCCGCGACGCCTCGCCCGCGCAGATCCACGACGGCGACGGAGCGGAGGAGGTGGCAGGAGTGGGAATGGGAATGAGAATGGTGGTGCCGTTTGCGTGCTGGCGCCGCGTTTATACCGGACGAGGGGACGGTTCAGGTGGCCGGGGCGGGGGGCACGACGGTCATTTCGGGATGGAATCGTCCACGAAGATACTGCCTTGCCTTCTTTCTTTCACCTCGGTTGGATTGCATTTATGGGGGCGGCAGGGGCAGGATGGTAAAAAAGCGGAGGTAGCCGGAGAAAAGAAGATGCTGCCCGCATGCGGTGTGGATGGATGCGGTTGGCAGGCGGGGGCGGAGGCAGAGGCGTTTCGTCGCGTAACACGGAAGAGGCGTCCAGATACCGCCTCCTCCCACGCGCCCGCGGTGCCCCGTCCCACGGAATCTTTTCCGCCCTTTTATGCCGTGGCCCCTACAGATACCCATAATAACGCACAGGGCCCTCCCGCGCTGTTGTTGAGAGAAGCTTTTCTTGGGTACTCGAGGAGCGTGCAATATTGGGAGAGATGGAGGGGCGGGATGACGGTTGATGGCCGGAAGATTCCCTTTGGCTGTCACGCGTATTCCGTGGTCCATTCGGCCAAGGAATCGCGGTGTCTCGGCTCGgctcggctgctgctgctgctgctgcgtgtTGAAGATCCGGGTGGTGGAGTAGGTGAGACGTAGGTATCCAGCCGGGATAAACAACGGGATAGACTAGACGCAGGGCCACGTGGCTACCGCCATTGTGTAGCTCCTATCCGAGCTTGCTACTACTAGACAAGTTGGTGCTGGCCTGCTGGATTAACCCAACAAAAGTTTCCATCGTCTCTTTTTTCCTTTCAAAATTGTACTTCAGAGTATGTACTATCATATTTTTGCAACATTATTTGTGTTGTAATTTTTTCCTGAAACAACACCCATGTTACAAAAAAAATATCCGCAGCACAATCACAGTTGTGAAAAATTCCGCAACATAACCTCCGTTGCACAAAAAATCTGCAACATAATTTATATTGTAAATTTTTCGCAACACGACCTTTGTTGCAAAgtaaataaaatgttcatgccaCTAGATCCAACGGCTCGTGAGAGGGCAGATCTTTAAAAAGATCCGCCAGTCGACGCGTAGATGTCCCCTTATTTCTATCGTATCTTGTAATTCAATTTAATCatgtatatttatatatatatatatatggcaaCGAGGCTCATGCAATACATTAACAAGTCAATGAATCTCTTCTCTATTCTTGTTGCATGGTATCAGCTTAACCCCGATTCAAACCctagtcgttgtcgttgtttccgCACCGCGCCACGACTCGGGTAGTCGACCTCCATGATCGCCATCGGGGGCCGCATCGTCTGTATATAGAATTCGTCCGTcggttgtgttgatcgggtgtccAAGAAAGTCTTTTTCCCGATCCTTTCATTcgggtttctctctctctctctcgctagtCGCATTGATCGgtgttttcttttggttttcaaTCTAAGACCGGTTTAGGtcgcccgtcgtcgtcgtcgagccTGTGTGCCTCTAGCC
This region includes:
- the LOC123398072 gene encoding transcription factor HHO6-like, with the translated sequence MGSSSAVQKEAVVLGGGGGAGEDHRLRALAARTMTDSLRAAVARSSSAEKVARLEDCARSLEAEKAKMEVFRRELPISVHLIADVIEWLKDEVAQHRRPAPDQLLAPAPSPSPAPLAKRKAEGVKTEADASDKRSWMSSAQLWTCGSHSSTSNSNGDSAKKHAQKVANAFMPLNGLPNLAKSLERPEAAAMAVPELSLSSPAIDAPCMAAPSADSSAVTDAGAQSQQQSAQRKARRCWSPELHRRFVAALQHLGGPQVATPKQIREMMKVDGLTNDEVKSHLQKYRLHTRRASDGDQQQSASAGQWPRPDQQYTTSQHSSSQSGSPQGPLQLTVSSRGMSVTIGDSCDGGEENEEEDGKSASYGWEMQQNGTKASSSS